The window ATCCCCGCGCAAAGACCAAGGGGAGCATCCCGAAGACGGTGGTGGCCGTCGTCATGAAGATGGGACGGATCCGGGTTCGGACACTCTCGAGAATCGCCTCTTGAGAATGCGAACCCTCTCGCATGTGGTTCAAGGCCTGGTGAATGATGAGGATTGCGTTATTCACCACGATTCCGGCCAGGATGACAAATCCCAGCATGGTGATCACATCCATCTTGATGGTTGGCTCAAAGGCATGGGCGAGCCTGACCGCGAGGATCCCCCCCGTGGCCGCCAGCGGGACGGTGAACATGATAATGAGCGGGTAGCTCCACGATTCGAAAAGGGAACACATCAAGAGATAGATGACCACCAGCGCAAGGAGGAAGGACCATTTGATGGAGTTCCAGGCGATGCTGAGGTCCTGGGCCTGCCCGGCCACATCGATGGTCGTGCCCAGGGGGAGAGCCCTCCGCACAGGCTCCACGACCTGGTCCACCAACTGGACCGCCTTCTCCAGAGGGACTTCGCCCTTCACGTTGACCGTGACCTTAATCGCCCGGTCGCGGTCGATGTGTTCCACCTTGGTGGGACCCGTGTCCAACCGGACGGTCGCGATATCCGAAAGCTTCACCAGCCGACCGGTCGGAGCGAAGAAGACAATCTGCTCGAGGTCTTGCGTGCGCCGGAGGTATTGTGAAGATCCCTTGAGGATGATGTCCAGCTCCTTGCCCCGCTCCCGGAACTGCCCGGCCCCCGTCCCGTGCACCATGGTCTCCACGATGTATCCCACCTCCCCGGCGCTCAACCCAAGCTGTGAGGCCTTGGCACGGTCCACGCGGATCTGCAGTTCCGGATTCCCCGCTTCGAAGCTTGTGTTGACAAAGTTGACTTGGGGGAGCCGACTCAGATCACCCCGAAGCCGTTCACTGATGATGTGAACCTGCTCCAGGCTATCCCCCTTGACCTCCACTTCCAGGTTGGTGCCGCCGATAAAGGATCCTCGCCGCCGGAAGAGGGGGGACTGGGTGATGAAGATCCCCTCCGTTCCCGGGATCCCCTTGGACCGCCGCCGCATTTCGGTAATCACCCGGCGCATTCCGGACAGGGTATGATACTCGGGATGGACGATGGCCCCCATGATGGTGTTTTGCACTCGTGCCACGGCGAACATCCGGTGGATCTCGGGCAGATCAAAGCGGCGCTCGAGCTCTATCAGGATCTCCTCACGCTGACCGACGTTCATGCCTGGGGTGGTCCGAATGAGGACGAAGATCAAATTCCGGTTCCCCTGTGGGAGGTAGTCGATGGGAGGCATGAAGAGATAGCTGAGCGAGACCGCGGCAAGGATAATGGTCAGGGCAACCACGATTCGCCGCCCAAAGCCCTGCCGGAGCCAATTGAGCCACCCGACAAGGGCCTCGACGAAGACCCCACCGTACTCGTCCAGCCGCAGTCTGTCCAGGATCCTCCAGAAGGATCGGCGGGTAGGGTTGCGCGCCTCTGGGTTGAGAGCCAGCAGCCGGGCGCTGAGCATCGGCACCACGGTCACGGATACGATCAGCGAGAGAGCTACCGCGGTGGAGATGGCAATGGCGATGTCGCGGAAGAGCTGGCCGGCCTCTTCTTTGACAAAGATGATCGGGATGAAGACAAAGACCGTGGTGAGGGTAGAGGCCAGCACCGCCCCCCAGACCTCGACGGCACCATCCTGCGCGGCCTGTACCTTTCCCTTTCCCCTCTGGCGGTGCCGATATATGTTCTCGAGGACCACGATCGAGCTGTCCACCACCATTCCCGAGGCGAACGCCAGTCCGGCAAGCATGACGATATTCAAGGTCCGGCCCAGGGCATCCAGGACCACAAAGGTCGTCACGAGGGAGATGGGGATCGCGAAGGCGAGGATGAAGATACTGGAGGGACTCCGCAGGAAAAGCAGGAGGACCGCTACCGCCAGAAAGGCGCCGTAGAAGAGGTTGGTGGTCACCAGTTCCACCGAATCATAGATATAGTCGGTTTCGTCATAGACTTGGACCAGCTCGATATCCTTTCCCCGGTACAGATCGTTGAGATATCGGAGTTCATCCTTTACCCCCTCCATCACCTTGAGGGTGTTCGACCCGCTTCGACGGAGCACGCCGAAGCCGATGGTCGGCCGGTCCCAGACGCGGACCACCCGCTCCTTGTCCTCATAGCCGAACCGGACGTGGGCGATGTCCCGGATATAGACGGTGCCCCGGGCATCCTGCCGGATGACGACATGCGGGATCTGACGGATGTCGGTAAACTGGCCCAGGGTCCGGATCACGTAACGCCGCTTCCCCTCCTCGATCCTCCCGCCCTTGACGTTGCGGTTCTCCTCGAGCAGAGCATCCCGAACTTGCGCCACGGAGATCTCCCGGGCGCTCATGGCCTCTGGATCCAGGATCACATGAACCTCCCGGTCCTCCCCGCCGAACATCCAGACCGTGGCCACGCCTTCAATTCGCTCCATCCTGGGGCGGATGACGTCATCCGCCTCCTCCCACACCTCGTTGATGGGCCGGTCAGTCCTGATAATGACCCAGGCGATGGGGGTCACCTCGTCGGTATTGACCGCCCGGATCACGGACTCCTCCGCGTCCGGCGGGAGGTCCTTGACCAGTCCCAGCTTTTCCGAGACATCGAGGCGGGCCACATCCTTGTTGATCCCCCAGTCGAACTTCATAATGATCCGGCTATTGCCCTCGAAGGAGCTCGAGGTCATCTCGGAGAGGTTCTCCACCGAGTTAAGCTTCTTCTCGATCCGGTCGGTGATCTCCTGTTCCACCTCGAGTGGGGCCGCTCCCTTGTATTCGGTGCTCACGGTGATCTCGGGGCGATCGATGGTAGGGGTCATCTGCCAGGGGAGCCGGAGGAGAGCGATGCCGCCGAAGAGGATGCCCAGAAGCACCCCCACCAGGACGGTGACTGGATATTTGATACAGGCCTCGATCAGCTTCACCGGGTCTTTTCCCCCTTCCGACGGACCTCGACTTGTGCGCCATCCCGGAGAATTTCGTTCCCGGCCACCACCACCTCTTGCCCCGGCTTGAGGTCCCCTTTCACGACCTCGACCATCTCCTCACGGGCCTGGCCCGTCTCGATTCGCAGCAAATGGACCTGAGACGTGTCCAGGACGAAGACGACCAGGTCCTTTCCACGGAGCACCACCGCGTCCTTGGGGATG is drawn from Candidatus Methylomirabilota bacterium and contains these coding sequences:
- a CDS encoding efflux RND transporter permease subunit — encoded protein: MKLIEACIKYPVTVLVGVLLGILFGGIALLRLPWQMTPTIDRPEITVSTEYKGAAPLEVEQEITDRIEKKLNSVENLSEMTSSSFEGNSRIIMKFDWGINKDVARLDVSEKLGLVKDLPPDAEESVIRAVNTDEVTPIAWVIIRTDRPINEVWEEADDVIRPRMERIEGVATVWMFGGEDREVHVILDPEAMSAREISVAQVRDALLEENRNVKGGRIEEGKRRYVIRTLGQFTDIRQIPHVVIRQDARGTVYIRDIAHVRFGYEDKERVVRVWDRPTIGFGVLRRSGSNTLKVMEGVKDELRYLNDLYRGKDIELVQVYDETDYIYDSVELVTTNLFYGAFLAVAVLLLFLRSPSSIFILAFAIPISLVTTFVVLDALGRTLNIVMLAGLAFASGMVVDSSIVVLENIYRHRQRGKGKVQAAQDGAVEVWGAVLASTLTTVFVFIPIIFVKEEAGQLFRDIAIAISTAVALSLIVSVTVVPMLSARLLALNPEARNPTRRSFWRILDRLRLDEYGGVFVEALVGWLNWLRQGFGRRIVVALTIILAAVSLSYLFMPPIDYLPQGNRNLIFVLIRTTPGMNVGQREEILIELERRFDLPEIHRMFAVARVQNTIMGAIVHPEYHTLSGMRRVITEMRRRSKGIPGTEGIFITQSPLFRRRGSFIGGTNLEVEVKGDSLEQVHIISERLRGDLSRLPQVNFVNTSFEAGNPELQIRVDRAKASQLGLSAGEVGYIVETMVHGTGAGQFRERGKELDIILKGSSQYLRRTQDLEQIVFFAPTGRLVKLSDIATVRLDTGPTKVEHIDRDRAIKVTVNVKGEVPLEKAVQLVDQVVEPVRRALPLGTTIDVAGQAQDLSIAWNSIKWSFLLALVVIYLLMCSLFESWSYPLIIMFTVPLAATGGILAVRLAHAFEPTIKMDVITMLGFVILAGIVVNNAILIIHQALNHMREGSHSQEAILESVRTRIRPIFMTTATTVFGMLPLVFARGSGSELYRGLGAAVLGGLIVSSLFTLILIPTLFSLWMDAKGALAARLSRKPRDEVTDRPVAAPAQR